One Candidatus Nitrotoga arctica genomic window, ACCGGTCCCAAACTCCTGATAAAAGTCGTTGGCGTCATAGTTTCCAGGTCTGTCAACGGATTTTTGAGCTGTTATTTTATGAGAGCGGACAGAAGTATCCTCATGACCATGAATAATTTCAGCGGGTAGATTGGTCTCGTTCATAATGAGCATCTCCAGCCAAAGCACCCGTTACACACAACAGAAAAAAATCCTAAACCAGCTAAGTTCATCGCTGGAACAGTGTGCAATTTCGGCAGCACGGTGATCGAATTGTCATACAAGGGACGTGCGAATTGATAAGTCGCCATTTGTCTGGCAGCTTTTATTATGCTGTTCATAGCCTTCCCCCTTATGCTTTGGAAGAATTTATGCGGCTATCCAGCCACACATCGATGTCAGATTCAAGCCATCCAACGGCTCTCGTTCCAATCGGAATGGATGCTGGAAATGAACCCTCACTCATTAATTTGTAGATTGTGCTCCGGGATAATCCTATGTCGCATGTAAGCTTTGACATACGGAGAATGCGCTGGGAAGTCTTGCGTTGAATTAAAGCAGAGTTTGGAACTGGAGGTGAGTTAGGTTGGCGAGTTTTCTTTCGCCTGTCACTGTCGGGGTCGCCATCGCCGTCCCCATCGTCATCATCGCTGCTTGCTGCCTCTGGCGCACAATCTGGGCCTGATATTTCACAGGCAACATCATCGGATGACGCCGATACAGTAGGACCTGCTTTCTCATTGGCATGAGGGCTTTTAGCATGAGGAGAGGCTATAAGACTTGCTATTCTGCGCCTGTCAGATGCATCAACCTTGACTTTCGGCGTATTAAGCTTGTCCAGTGCATTAGCCGCAGCTTTCGACATACTCATTTTGTCGAGTGCATTAGCGGCCACTTTCGACATATCTAGCTTGTCGAGTGCGTTAGCCGCGACTTTCGAAATATCCAATTTGTCTAATGCATTAGTCATAACTTTTGATATATCCGGCATGCTGAGTGCATTAGCCAGAACTTTCGACATATTCAGCTGCCGATCTAATTTGGCAGCTTCACTTTTCAGTAAAGTTGCGATTTCGGATTTACCTACTGTACTTTGCGGCGTGCATGTCACTTGCCCGCCACGGTTTAATGAAAGGCTAATCATGATTTTTTACCCTTATCTGACGTAATGTCTTAGTTTAAGAATTTAGCCCGTTACGTACGGCAATGCCATAGTTCCAGACTGAATGATTGTATCGCTATTGATCCGGCACGAATTATTCATGAAGCCGCGTAGGCGACTTTTGGGTCGCGGAAATAACGGCGCACGCGTTCGGGGTTTTGCTCAAGCATGGTCATGTGATCAGTCGCAGCAGCTCTGAGTTTTGCCTTGGTGCGCACTGGCACCTTTGAAGTGATGACGTGCTTGAGATCTGCATTCAGTCTTTCTTCGGGGTTGAGTTCAGGGCTGTAGCTGGGCAAGTAGAACAACTCGATTTTCTGTGCGTTCTCGGCAGCCCAAGCCTTTACAGGTTTGCTGTGATGAACTCTCAAGTTGTCCAGTATCAGAAACACCTTGCGGTCTGTATCCTTGATGAGCGCCTCCAGAAATTCAATGAGCTTGTCGGAGTTAAATGCCTCATCAATAATCATCCAGCGCGTTTTACCCTGATTGGTTACCGTCGCAATCATCGATAGCTTGTGGCGCGTGCCGCCTACTGCGAACGTCACAGGTGTCTTGCCCACCGGCGCATAGCTCCTGCCTCTGACATCCGTGTTGACTAGCGCCGTCTCGTCGCCCCAGTGAATTTCCGCACCTTCTGTTTTTGCTCTGGCTTCAATGGCCGGATATTGTTCATCAAGCCAAGCCTGGACGGCTTCAGGCCGCTGCTCGTATGCTTTTTTAATGGGTTTTTGTGGTGTAAAACCCCAACGTGCCAAGTAGTTGCCTACTGCCCGAATAGACAGCTTGATACCGTGCGCCAGCTCAATGTGCTGGCGCACAGCGGGCCTGCTCCATAGCGCAAAATCCATCTTAAGTTGTTCGGGGCGTCTGTCGCAGATGGTTTGTTGAATCGCCAGCTCTTGGCTAACCGTCAAGCGACGTCCACTGCCAGGTTTTTTACCCCGAACGCCGGGCTTGAGTGCCCCCGAACCTTCAGCCTTATACAACCGCAGCGCCGTATTGACTGCCGTCCAGCTCAGTCCCGTTTGCACCACGATCTCCATCACCGCCACACCTTTGCGGTGCATACGAATGACTTGCTTGCGTCGTTCATGCAGTACTTCTCGCGACTGCTTGCGGGCATCTTCTTTTTCCATACTCCATAGACATCGAAAACCAATAAAAATTCATTTATAAATCGTGCCGGGTCTATAGTTCTCATCCATAAACACCCGAATTTTCAGGACCGCCCGCTGAGTATTTTGGTCAATCGCTGTAAATCGAGCACTTTCTTTCGTTATAGACAGACGAATATGCCACCTTGGTTCGTCCATCCTGTTTTTCACCGGATTTGGCGCGAGCTTCCCCGCGCCATGACTGGCATTTTCAAACGCCCCCCCACTTTGACGCGCTATAAACCTTGTCGCGACAGTCTGGCGAATAGTTTGAAATTATACGCCAGCACCGCCGACATCACGTAAGACCGGAGGTGCTCAAGCCCTCTCTATGTGCAGCGATTCAAACCAAACACCCGTTTCAGCATTGAGGTGTTGCCTTCGATCCCGACACGGAAGCGTTTGAGTTTCTTGTATATCCACTCGCTGTCTGTCATCTCTTCTACGTTCATGCCGCGCTTCTTGGGCAGCCCCACTGCCTTGATACCCAGTGTTTTGGCCTCACTGATGTTTTCTTTGCTTGCATAACCCGCATCCGCCGCCACTTGGCGTGGTAACTTGCCGAAGCACGCTTGGATGCGCTTGATCATCGGAAGCAATCGACTGCTAGCCGCCGGGTTGCCTTCCTCAATCACCACATCCAATACCATGCCGTGTTTGCCTGTGGTGAGATTGAGCTTGGTAGCGCGCCGGTCTTTGACGATGATGTTGGTGTGTGGCTCAAATACACTGACCACCTTGTCAGCAGCGGGTACGCGCTCTCCCTTGATAACACACCGCAGGGTTTGGTCGATGATGCGCAAAGTGAGTTCTGCATAGTGTTCAGCTCGTTTCATCCAATCCGTGTTTTGTTGTTGTGTCACCATCACACTATTCACTGCTCGCAAGGTATGCCGCACGTTACTGATGAGTTTGAGGTAATGCTCGCGCCGTTTCTCTTCCCCTTTGCAGTTGCAGATCGCCATAATCTGTTTCTTTACTACCCGACGATGACAGGTGTACCGCAGTTGCGGGCCGTGTTCGCAGGCTTCAATCATCAAGCGTTCCAGTATCTGTTCAGCATCGCCCAGTAGTGAGCTGTCCCATGGCTTGTGGATCAGTGTTTCTGTTATGGTGCTGTCGATTCGCGCTTGCTTGAGTGTCTCAATGCGACTGGCCAGTGCGTCTTTGACCAGTGCTTGGCTAATGCACTCCCAGGTCTCCCCACGGATCAGTGCAATCACGCTCTGCAGCGCAGAATCCGTCGGACAAAGGCCTCTTGGCAGGCGAGCAAAAGCATCGGCGGTTGCCGAATCAGTCAAGTGAAACGCCAGTTCCTCGTATGTCCATTGCCGGTGTTGCTGGAGCAGCCCGCAACGCAATATCGCTTCGATGCTCATGCGCCCAGTATCCTTGATCCCTTTCCGCTGAATGTCTTTCTCGACCCAGTCTAATGCTTCAACATGACGATCCAGCCACTCGGAAATGGCCTTTAATTCCTGTCCGATTTCGTGTTCCGCAAATGTCTCGTATATACTTATTTGGTGTGTGCGTTTTGCGCGCATTTTGGATTCCCCAATGGTTGGGTGTTTGTTTGCAATCAATAGCTTGACTTCAATCATACACATTTCCGTTGGGCTTTTCCATCAATATAATCGGTTTTTATTAAGCTAAATCAAATTGTTATGTTTATGGATGAGAACGAACTAGCATCCACGCCGTGGAACGAATCTGTATTCATAGTGCCAGCACAATGCGTTTTTGTTGCCACAAGTTGTTGACACCCCACCAGCGTTTCAGGTTGTGAAACAAGGGTTCGATTCCCCAGCAGCGTACGTACAGTCGAAGGATTTCCTCGGCACTTAATTCGGTTTCTGTCGCCAACAACAAGCGTGCTTTTGACCTGCTCTGTTTGTCTGCATTGAAGAACGAGCACCACACGGCTCGTACCAGCGTGTCTTTGAGAAAGCGCATCATTGCAACCCACGCTGCGCAGACTAATCAATTGCTCCTTGCCATACAGCGTGAGCTTGAGTTCGGTCACCGGCAAAGCCAGGATCGCATCGGCTGCCATTTTTACCCATATTTGGCGGGTCGTCCACGCCCAGGTTTGACCAGCACTATCGGTGGCATGAATAACGCAGTGTCGCGCCGCGCCTGACCAATTACCCGCATCTTTCGTGACAGCAGCGGCAACACAAGTCGCGCCCGCATGAACCATGCATCGAACAGCACTCGGTCGGGTTTTGTTGTCACCGGTGTCAGGCCATGCACCAGCGCCAGCGCGATGGTCAGTTTGTTGCGATTGCCTGAGGCTGGCACTAAACGGGACACAATCGGTAGCACATACGTCCTGCCACCAACTAACTGCCCAGCACACTCACTCCCTAGGAGATCCAGCATTGAGCTTGCAAATACTGCGGTCGATTAGTTTTTCTGGCGTGATCGTGCCGAATGATGTTGCCCGGTGCCGTCTCGGAATGGCGCGGTATCTGTGTGTCGTCGATCACCAGATTGAGTGTTTTCAGAGGCAGTACTTCGTTGATCAGTTCGAACGGTGCTTGCGCTAAGCGCAGCGTGCGAACGCTGCCGCGCTCCAGGAGTTTGTAATAAGTCGTTCAGTGTTTGCGTCGGGTGATCGCTGCGATGGCGCGTCACCCACTCCGCGGGGGAAATCAGGCAGGCGTAGAGTATTTCGCCAAAGGTTGCGCGGAAGGGCGGCGAAACGACGGTGAGCAGATGCGTAATCCATCTTGACAGGCATAGACTGACAGTTTGAACGTAGGACATGGGACACCGAATAAGAGTCAAAAAGACTCTTTGTGGTCGCCGCCCTGCACGCTCTAAAAATCTTCGCGTGCAGGGCGCACGACGACACAAACCATCCCTTCTGTCAACTGATTTTTACGCATTTGTGTCAATATCTTTACGTGCCCAATTGCAGCCCTATTAGGGCTGAATGTCTAAACTTGAGCATGTTGTTGTGAATGCTTATTTGTCATCGTTTCGCTCCATCTTTAATTCCCGTTCCGCGCGGAGCCAATCTTGAACGGTTTGGTTGTGCCGACGATTTTGTCTCTCTTACTGTTCATATACCCGCTTCGCGATCTGTGGCGTCGGGTCATCTCCTAATATCAAGGAGAGCTGGGCGGGGCTCACCACTCATCAGGCGCCCATACATAATCGTTACGCTTCGCAGCCTTTGCGCGAGCTCTTGGGTCAGTGCGCCATCTTTCAGACGCCATCGCCAGTTTCCTTTCGCAATTCCGGGAAAATTCATTCGCGCCACCGACCCCAGTTCCAGGAGGCCTTGCGCTGGAACGATGGCTGTGTCGGTCTGCGATGCCATCGCCTCACGGATCA contains:
- a CDS encoding helix-turn-helix transcriptional regulator, yielding MISLSLNRGGQVTCTPQSTVGKSEIATLLKSEAAKLDRQLNMSKVLANALSMPDISKVMTNALDKLDISKVAANALDKLDMSKVAANALDKMSMSKAAANALDKLNTPKVKVDASDRRRIASLIASPHAKSPHANEKAGPTVSASSDDVACEISGPDCAPEAASSDDDDGDGDGDPDSDRRKKTRQPNSPPVPNSALIQRKTSQRILRMSKLTCDIGLSRSTIYKLMSEGSFPASIPIGTRAVGWLESDIDVWLDSRINSSKA
- a CDS encoding IS630 family transposase is translated as MEKEDARKQSREVLHERRKQVIRMHRKGVAVMEIVVQTGLSWTAVNTALRLYKAEGSGALKPGVRGKKPGSGRRLTVSQELAIQQTICDRRPEQLKMDFALWSRPAVRQHIELAHGIKLSIRAVGNYLARWGFTPQKPIKKAYEQRPEAVQAWLDEQYPAIEARAKTEGAEIHWGDETALVNTDVRGRSYAPVGKTPVTFAVGGTRHKLSMIATVTNQGKTRWMIIDEAFNSDKLIEFLEALIKDTDRKVFLILDNLRVHHSKPVKAWAAENAQKIELFYLPSYSPELNPEERLNADLKHVITSKVPVRTKAKLRAAATDHMTMLEQNPERVRRYFRDPKVAYAAS
- a CDS encoding transposase; this encodes MMRFLKDTLVRAVWCSFFNADKQSRSKARLLLATETELSAEEILRLYVRCWGIEPLFHNLKRWWGVNNLWQQKRIVLAL
- a CDS encoding transposase — its product is MLDLLGSECAGQLVGGRTYVLPIVSRLVPASGNRNKLTIALALVHGLTPVTTKPDRVLFDAWFMRARLVLPLLSRKMRVIGQARRDTALFMPPIVLVKPGRGRPAKYG